One window of Botrimarina mediterranea genomic DNA carries:
- a CDS encoding sensor histidine kinase, with translation MSPRGLKRVFVGETSLERKCRWWFGISLGVLLVLSFYYSGQELRDFLRQSDKILGPQLVHTAYLERHFEELNQPSATDEAAMIPEEAETWRKIIADLVEFNPAPDEEIPYQAYAIKPQDPAKNQNQYGRPEHPHEWELLQRYEKAKPGSPEAEVTSRYDNNREVWRFYQPLYAKGDSCINCHKVWGKPARPDLVEDDLIAVMRIEVIEDQRSGGRNDVASYDGKMWAVAVTIFFLSMFLLWFIVRLLIAKPVKHLKEVVNAVRGGDTSQRADIQTGDEFEELASAFNRMLRQLLSQQNALEGVNHELDAKVDELAQMNLRLFEMNRLKSDFLATMSHELRTPLNSILGFSEVLATVNALDQKQQRYVGNIQRSGKMLLEMINDILDLAKLESGRMDASPVEFPLGAIVTAQCDMARPLAERKNIDLDTSLESGVPPLRQDQTKLQQILNNLLSNAIKFTPEGGRIMVRAHREADQHSAAGPRQNDAGWLVLEVEDTGIGISEADQAIIFEKFRQGASAAPGGDAMTREQGGTGLGLSIVRELCRLLGGDVTVRSVSGKGSTFVIRIPWRLPDRANLDAELNRGVAELTRPTVAALAAPTAASH, from the coding sequence ATGTCCCCCCGTGGCCTCAAACGTGTCTTCGTCGGTGAGACGAGCCTCGAGCGGAAGTGCCGCTGGTGGTTCGGCATCTCGCTGGGGGTGCTGTTGGTTCTGAGTTTCTATTACTCGGGACAAGAGCTCCGCGACTTCTTGCGTCAGAGCGACAAGATCCTCGGCCCCCAACTGGTGCATACGGCATATCTCGAACGCCACTTCGAGGAGTTGAATCAGCCCTCCGCAACCGACGAAGCGGCGATGATTCCCGAGGAGGCGGAGACTTGGCGGAAGATCATTGCCGACCTCGTCGAGTTCAATCCGGCGCCGGACGAGGAAATACCGTACCAAGCCTACGCCATCAAACCGCAAGACCCGGCAAAGAACCAGAACCAATACGGTCGGCCGGAGCACCCGCACGAGTGGGAACTCTTGCAGCGCTACGAGAAGGCTAAACCAGGCTCGCCCGAGGCGGAGGTGACCTCTCGCTACGATAACAACCGCGAAGTGTGGCGCTTCTACCAACCTCTCTATGCGAAGGGCGATTCCTGCATTAACTGCCACAAAGTCTGGGGGAAGCCGGCTCGGCCCGATTTGGTCGAAGACGACCTGATCGCGGTCATGCGGATTGAAGTGATCGAGGACCAGCGAAGTGGGGGGCGCAACGATGTCGCCTCGTATGACGGCAAAATGTGGGCGGTCGCCGTCACGATCTTTTTCCTCTCGATGTTCCTCCTCTGGTTCATCGTCCGGCTGTTGATCGCCAAACCGGTGAAGCACCTCAAGGAAGTGGTCAACGCCGTCCGCGGGGGCGACACCAGCCAGCGCGCCGATATCCAAACGGGTGACGAATTCGAAGAACTCGCCTCGGCGTTCAACCGCATGCTCCGCCAGCTGCTCAGCCAGCAAAACGCGCTCGAAGGGGTCAACCACGAACTCGACGCCAAGGTCGACGAGCTCGCGCAGATGAACCTGCGGCTGTTCGAGATGAACCGCCTCAAGAGCGACTTCCTCGCCACGATGAGCCACGAGTTGCGCACGCCGCTCAACAGCATCCTTGGCTTCAGCGAGGTGCTGGCCACCGTCAACGCGCTCGACCAAAAGCAGCAACGCTACGTCGGCAACATCCAGCGTTCGGGGAAGATGCTGCTGGAGATGATCAACGACATCCTCGATTTGGCGAAGCTCGAGTCGGGCCGCATGGACGCGTCGCCGGTCGAGTTCCCGCTCGGGGCGATCGTCACCGCGCAGTGCGACATGGCCCGGCCGCTAGCCGAGCGCAAGAACATCGACCTCGACACCAGCCTCGAATCGGGCGTCCCGCCGCTACGGCAAGACCAGACAAAGCTCCAGCAGATCCTCAACAACCTCCTCAGCAACGCCATCAAGTTTACGCCCGAAGGGGGCCGCATTATGGTCCGCGCTCATCGCGAGGCGGACCAGCACAGCGCCGCGGGTCCGCGCCAGAATGACGCCGGGTGGCTCGTGCTAGAGGTCGAGGACACGGGCATCGGCATCAGCGAGGCCGACCAAGCGATCATCTTCGAGAAATTCCGCCAAGGCGCCTCGGCGGCCCCCGGCGGCGACGCGATGACCCGCGAACAGGGCGGCACGGGCCTCGGCCTGTCGATCGTCCGCGAGCTGTGCCGCCTCCTCGGGGGCGACGTCACCGTCCGCAGCGTCAGCGGCAAGGGGAGCACCTTCGTCATCCGCATCCCCTGGCGGCTGCCCGACCGGGCCAATCTCGACGCCGAACTCAACCGCGGCGTCGCCGAACTGACCCGGCCCACGGTCGCAGCGCTAGCAGCGCCTACCGCAGCGAGCCACTGA
- the miaB gene encoding tRNA (N6-isopentenyl adenosine(37)-C2)-methylthiotransferase MiaB, with amino-acid sequence MKKLYIETVGCQMNLLDSELVVAALRKEGYELTGQAADADTVLFNTCSVRQHAEDKIYSALGRLKEAKRSMPDKVIGVMGCMAQKDQKLIFSRAPFVDIVVGPGQLHQVPQLVREAREKPGQQRLEVSLGRTDGKVDDIKRSHESFDPLRDPTMRPTPFQAFVRIQIGCDKFCTYCIVPSVRGPEQSRPPSHILAEARQLASEGCKEICLLGQTVNSWRHTEDGRAWRFSDLLYALHEIEGIERLRFVTSYPRDMTDDVLEAVRDLPKCVKYLHVPAQHGSDEQLRRMKRGYTVAEYREMHDRAKRWMPDVAITSDFIVGFSGETEEDFQQTMDLVRECRFKNSFIFKYSERPGTKAANRLPDDVPEEVKRRRNNELLALQNEISEEDNHKFLGKRVEVLVEGPSKTAVRNLERADANAPLTGPLQLTGRTMCDRIVVFDGNPRQIGQTLSIAIYDVNLHTLFGAVVTEHVGPEVFTLAGV; translated from the coding sequence ATGAAAAAACTCTACATCGAGACGGTCGGCTGCCAGATGAACCTGCTCGATAGCGAGCTGGTCGTCGCGGCGCTGCGCAAAGAGGGCTACGAGCTCACCGGACAGGCCGCCGACGCCGACACGGTCCTCTTCAACACGTGCAGTGTCCGCCAACACGCCGAGGACAAGATCTATTCGGCGCTCGGTCGTTTGAAAGAAGCCAAGCGGTCGATGCCCGACAAGGTGATCGGTGTGATGGGCTGCATGGCGCAGAAGGACCAGAAGCTGATCTTCAGCCGCGCGCCGTTCGTCGACATCGTCGTCGGCCCGGGGCAGTTGCACCAAGTGCCGCAACTCGTGCGCGAGGCGCGTGAGAAGCCGGGCCAACAACGATTGGAAGTCTCGCTCGGCCGCACCGACGGCAAGGTCGATGACATCAAGCGCAGCCACGAGTCGTTCGACCCGCTCCGCGACCCAACGATGCGGCCGACGCCCTTCCAGGCGTTCGTCCGCATCCAGATCGGCTGCGACAAGTTCTGCACCTACTGCATCGTGCCGAGCGTCCGCGGCCCCGAACAAAGCCGCCCGCCAAGCCACATCCTCGCCGAGGCCCGCCAGCTCGCCAGCGAGGGCTGCAAAGAGATCTGCCTGCTGGGCCAGACCGTCAACAGCTGGCGTCACACCGAAGACGGCCGCGCGTGGCGCTTCAGCGACTTGCTCTACGCGCTACACGAAATCGAAGGGATCGAGCGGCTGCGCTTCGTCACCTCGTACCCGCGCGACATGACCGACGACGTGCTCGAAGCGGTCCGCGACCTGCCCAAGTGCGTGAAGTACCTGCACGTCCCCGCCCAGCACGGCAGCGACGAGCAGCTCCGCCGCATGAAGCGCGGCTACACGGTCGCCGAGTACCGCGAGATGCACGACCGCGCCAAGCGCTGGATGCCCGACGTGGCGATCACCAGCGACTTTATCGTCGGCTTCAGCGGCGAGACCGAGGAGGATTTCCAGCAGACGATGGACCTCGTGCGCGAGTGCCGGTTTAAGAACAGCTTCATCTTCAAGTACAGCGAACGCCCCGGGACGAAGGCCGCCAACCGCCTGCCGGACGACGTGCCTGAGGAAGTGAAGCGCCGCCGCAACAACGAGCTGCTCGCGCTACAGAACGAGATCAGCGAAGAAGACAACCATAAGTTCCTCGGCAAGCGAGTCGAGGTCCTGGTCGAAGGCCCCAGCAAGACCGCCGTCCGTAACCTGGAGAGAGCAGACGCCAACGCGCCGCTCACCGGCCCGCTGCAACTAACCGGCCGCACGATGTGCGACCGCATCGTCGTCTTCGACGGCAACCCGCGCCAGATCGGCCAGACGCTGTCGATCGCGATCTACGACGTGAACCTGCACACGTTGTTCGGCGCCGTGGTGACCGAGCACGTCGGCCCCGAGGTGTTCACCCTGGCGGGTGTGTAG
- a CDS encoding BlaI/MecI/CopY family transcriptional regulator, which yields MPTLRYPSPVEAVMSSASEPAPALSPAEWEVIKVLWERGPLAARDVFAALPRDGRGRPVHDWSYRTVKTLLSRLVAKGAIDYEQVGNSYLYRAAVSQEAMTRQEVGGVLDRLTRHTGAAGRRIVSTVLAQFLGDAELSDEEVRELKAALDRKRTARDAKKPPRGRGRA from the coding sequence ATGCCAACACTGCGTTATCCTTCGCCTGTCGAGGCCGTCATGTCGAGTGCAAGCGAACCCGCCCCGGCGCTGTCGCCCGCCGAGTGGGAAGTGATCAAGGTCCTCTGGGAGCGCGGGCCGCTCGCCGCACGCGACGTGTTCGCCGCGCTGCCGCGCGACGGTCGGGGGCGGCCGGTGCATGACTGGTCGTACCGCACCGTGAAGACATTGCTCTCACGGCTCGTGGCGAAGGGCGCGATCGATTACGAGCAGGTCGGCAACTCGTACCTGTACCGCGCGGCCGTCTCGCAAGAGGCGATGACCCGTCAAGAAGTGGGCGGCGTGCTCGACCGGCTGACGCGTCACACCGGCGCCGCCGGCCGCCGCATCGTCTCGACGGTGCTGGCGCAGTTCCTCGGCGACGCCGAGCTGAGCGACGAAGAGGTTCGTGAACTCAAGGCGGCGCTCGATCGCAAGCGAACCGCACGGGATGCGAAGAAGCCGCCGCGCGGCCGGGGGCGGGCATGA